Genomic segment of Acinetobacter larvae:
TCTCAGCTTGACGTAATATGCCGAGTTGTTGCGATAACGTCGGCTGATGAATGTCAGTATAGCTTTCGATCTCCTGCACATGCAGCTCTTGTGCCATCAAGGCACATAAAATTTTTAATCGATCAGGATTGGCCAAAACTTTTAAACAGGCTGTAACCGTAGGAACTTGCTCAAAATTGATATTCATACTGGCGGTTGCTTTTTCCATGCTGAACCTAATCTGTCAAACAGTGCTTGATTAATATATTTAATTATATAATATAAAAAAGTATATTAAAGGCAAAATGGTAGAGCCGTTATGATACCTGATTTGTGGCAAGCTTTGCTGGGTGGCATGTTATTGGGGGTGGCTGTAGTGGGCTATTTATATCTAAATGGTCGCATTGCTGGGGTAAGTGGCATGATCGCGCAAATTCTACAGCTACAAAGCTTTTTTAAAACACCTGCTTGGGCTTTTATGGCTGGGCTGATAGTCATGCCATTTATCTATAGCATCTGGTTGCAACCGGAGGTGTTGGTGAATGCTCGTCCGTGGCTATTACTGTTGGCTGGTCTATTGGTAGGCTTTGGCACCCAACTGGGCTCAGGATGTACCAGTGGTCATGGGATCTGCGGGGTCAGTCGGGGCGCGAAGCGTTCATTGCTAGCAACCAGTATGTTTATGCTGACGGGTGCTGTAACGGTTTTTGTGATGCGGCATATTATATAAGGAGTCATCGCAATGAAAAATCTTTGGGCCTTTCTCTGTGGTGGTCTATTTGCTTTGGGCTTGATGCTGTCGGGGATGTCCAATCCAGCCAAAGTACTGGGCTTTCTCGATGTGTTTGGTGACTGGGACCCAACACTGGCTGTGGTGATGTTGGGGGCGATTGCGGTGACGATTATTCCCATGCAAAAAGCGCTACGGCAAAAATCACCCAAAACTTTGTATGGCGAGGCAATACAATTGCCGACACAACAACACGTCGATGCCAAGCTACTGGTGGGAAGTGCTATTTTTGGCGTGGGCTGGGGCTTGGCAGGCATATGCCCGGCACCAAGTTTTAGCTTGCTGGCACTAGGACATCTTGAGGGGCTGTATTTTATTGTGGCAATGATCGCAGGTGTTTATCTTTATCGTTATTGGGATCGTTGTTGGGCAGCATGGCATGGAGCGAATAGATGCAGCAAATAGCCGACATCCAAGCTTTTTTTGATCCTCAAACCCATAGCTTCAGCTATGTGGTCGCAGACCCAGTACGTAAGCAATGTGCAGTCATTGACAGCGTCTTAAATTTTGATCCTGTATCGGCAACCACCACCACTGTATTGGCAGATCAAATCATTGCCTA
This window contains:
- a CDS encoding ArsR/SmtB family transcription factor — encoded protein: MEKATASMNINFEQVPTVTACLKVLANPDRLKILCALMAQELHVQEIESYTDIHQPTLSQQLGILRQAEMVSTRREGKQIYYQVSDQKVLDLMQTLYRLYCQYPDSP
- a CDS encoding YeeE/YedE family protein, whose amino-acid sequence is MIPDLWQALLGGMLLGVAVVGYLYLNGRIAGVSGMIAQILQLQSFFKTPAWAFMAGLIVMPFIYSIWLQPEVLVNARPWLLLLAGLLVGFGTQLGSGCTSGHGICGVSRGAKRSLLATSMFMLTGAVTVFVMRHII
- a CDS encoding YeeE/YedE family protein translates to MKNLWAFLCGGLFALGLMLSGMSNPAKVLGFLDVFGDWDPTLAVVMLGAIAVTIIPMQKALRQKSPKTLYGEAIQLPTQQHVDAKLLVGSAIFGVGWGLAGICPAPSFSLLALGHLEGLYFIVAMIAGVYLYRYWDRCWAAWHGANRCSK